In Candidatus Peregrinibacteria bacterium, the genomic window AGAGGGAATGGGATGATCTTTTAAATGATATGTTGGACTCTGTGGAGGCGAATCAAGCGTCTGAGGGGCAAAAACCTGCACAAGTCAACACCGGAAAACGATATATTCCTGCTAAGATTAAGAGATATGTGGTCGCAAAAACAAGTGGGCTTTGTGCGTATCCGGGCTGTAGCAAGCCATATGAGATCTTGCATCATATCTCGCGCTTCGCGCTCGATGCAACTCATGATCCAGACACCTTAGTGCCACTTTGCAAATCTCACGAACGATTAGCTCATGCGGGATTGATTGAGAATGAAAAGATGGCACCCATAGAAAATGAGCCTAAAGATTTGAAAGTAAACTGGTCGGTGCTATTTGAGCCAGATACTAAACGTCAAAAATATGAAATTGATGAAAAAGTGAGCCGGTTCTACATGTGTAAATGAGTATGCGGTTGTTTACAATCAA contains:
- a CDS encoding HNH endonuclease signature motif containing protein; protein product: KGEVRNIPVESALGQTVGSLDANRKLENEPFQKSCTSTSQSPENRISKSIYMKLNVKTIERLKKIKGKREWDDLLNDMLDSVEANQASEGQKPAQVNTGKRYIPAKIKRYVVAKTSGLCAYPGCSKPYEILHHISRFALDATHDPDTLVPLCKSHERLAHAGLIENEKMAPIENEPKDLKVNWSVLFEPDTKRQKYEIDEKVSRFYMCK